In one window of Corynebacterium mycetoides DNA:
- the pth gene encoding aminoacyl-tRNA hydrolase: MWKFWKPQTETADWLVVGLGNPGAEYADTRHNVGYMVIDQLEGPEGLEGVVRMKPSTYMNSSGEDVAPRARKLGVPPERIIVCHDELDLPAGTVRIKRGGNENGHNGLKSITEHLGTRDYLRVRIGIGRPPQGTTVVDWVLSPVEGDISGQIALAAEAVRLITADGLAKAQNEIHSR; encoded by the coding sequence GTGTGGAAGTTTTGGAAGCCGCAAACCGAAACCGCCGACTGGCTCGTTGTCGGCTTGGGCAACCCCGGCGCCGAGTACGCCGACACCCGGCACAACGTGGGCTACATGGTTATCGATCAGCTCGAGGGCCCGGAAGGCTTGGAGGGTGTGGTGCGCATGAAGCCGTCGACGTACATGAACTCCTCGGGCGAGGACGTCGCGCCCCGCGCGCGCAAACTGGGTGTTCCCCCGGAGCGGATCATCGTCTGCCACGACGAGCTCGACCTGCCGGCGGGAACGGTGCGCATCAAGCGCGGCGGAAACGAGAACGGGCACAACGGGTTGAAGTCGATTACAGAGCACCTTGGCACCCGTGACTATCTGCGGGTGCGCATCGGAATTGGCCGCCCCCCGCAGGGGACGACCGTGGTGGATTGGGTGCTCTCCCCTGTCGAGGGAGATATCTCAGGCCAGATCGCGCTGGCCGCCGAGGCCGTGCGGCTCATTACCGCGGACGGCCTGGCGAAGGCGCAAAACGAGATCCACTCGCGCTAG
- a CDS encoding patatin-like phospholipase family protein, protein MIDARDTALIVEGGGMRNSYTAPAIVRFIEEGLHFGWVGGVSAGAVHAGNYASLDAQRATAAFTDFATHPKFGGWIKLVRGQGYFNSEFIYGESDDLLPFDFPAFEAAGIELHIEAMRADTGETVSWTRDDFLRDPALLRVATRASSTVPKVMPITLIDDVPYVDGALGDSGGLLFDAARRAGYEKFVVLGTRPRDYWKKPVAQLPAVRRFFRKHPAIADALAIRAERYNVAKRAILEAEESGRAVVLFPEHMQVESTERRLYRLNANYLAGKAQVDREWDAWVDFLAG, encoded by the coding sequence ATGATCGACGCCCGCGACACCGCGCTCATTGTCGAGGGCGGGGGAATGCGGAACTCGTACACCGCGCCAGCCATCGTCCGCTTCATCGAGGAGGGGCTGCATTTCGGCTGGGTGGGCGGCGTGTCCGCGGGCGCCGTGCACGCCGGCAACTACGCCTCTCTGGATGCGCAGCGCGCTACCGCGGCGTTCACGGATTTTGCGACGCACCCGAAGTTCGGCGGCTGGATCAAGCTGGTCCGCGGCCAGGGATATTTCAACTCCGAGTTCATCTACGGCGAGTCCGACGACCTGCTGCCCTTCGACTTCCCCGCGTTCGAGGCGGCGGGCATCGAGCTGCACATCGAGGCGATGCGCGCCGACACCGGCGAGACCGTGAGCTGGACGCGCGACGATTTCCTGCGGGACCCGGCGCTGCTGCGCGTGGCCACGCGGGCGTCCTCCACCGTGCCCAAGGTCATGCCGATAACGCTTATCGACGACGTGCCCTACGTCGACGGCGCGCTGGGAGACTCCGGGGGCCTGCTTTTCGACGCCGCACGGCGCGCCGGCTACGAAAAATTCGTCGTCCTGGGCACGCGGCCCCGCGACTATTGGAAGAAACCGGTTGCCCAGCTGCCCGCCGTGCGCCGCTTCTTCCGCAAGCACCCCGCCATCGCGGATGCGCTGGCGATTCGCGCGGAGCGCTACAACGTGGCGAAACGCGCGATCTTGGAGGCGGAGGAGTCGGGTCGGGCCGTCGTCCTGTTCCCCGAGCACATGCAGGTGGAGTCGACCGAGCGCCGGCTTTACCGCCTCAACGCCAACTACCTGGCCGGGAAGGCCCAAGTGGACCGCGAGTGGGATGCCTGGGTCGACTTCCTCGCCGGATGA
- a CDS encoding patatin-like phospholipase family protein — protein MIDARDTALIIEGGGMRNSYTAPAIVKLIEEDVQFGWVGGVSAGATHTLCYASRDVDRAKWSFTELAAHPEFGGWRWFVRGKGLLHSDFIYDGSAKVKPLDFDSFSTTTEELHIEATRADTGETVVWNRADLAEIDSLTLAVRASSTLPVIMPLTVIDGVPYVDGALGSSGGLLIDAARRAGYEKFLVLATRPRDYVKEAPSRQKLLRRVLRRHPAVVDAMMGRPDLYNAAKRTMLELEAAGQAQIFFPDNMLVESTEMAVDKLNANYATGARQVAREWPAWQDFLR, from the coding sequence ATGATTGACGCCCGCGACACCGCCCTCATCATCGAAGGGGGCGGGATGCGCAATTCGTACACGGCCCCCGCCATCGTCAAGCTCATTGAGGAAGACGTGCAGTTCGGGTGGGTCGGGGGAGTCTCCGCCGGCGCGACGCACACGCTGTGTTACGCGTCGCGCGACGTCGACCGCGCGAAGTGGTCGTTCACTGAGCTTGCCGCCCACCCCGAGTTCGGCGGGTGGCGCTGGTTCGTGCGCGGCAAGGGGCTCCTCCACTCGGATTTCATCTACGACGGATCCGCCAAGGTCAAGCCCCTCGACTTCGACTCCTTTTCCACCACCACCGAAGAGCTCCACATCGAAGCGACCCGCGCCGACACGGGTGAGACTGTGGTGTGGAACCGCGCGGACCTCGCCGAGATCGACTCGCTGACCTTGGCGGTGCGCGCGTCCTCGACACTGCCGGTGATTATGCCGCTGACCGTCATCGACGGCGTGCCCTACGTCGACGGGGCGCTCGGCTCTTCCGGAGGCCTGCTTATCGACGCCGCTCGGCGCGCCGGGTACGAGAAGTTCCTCGTCCTAGCCACGCGCCCGCGCGACTATGTGAAAGAGGCGCCCTCGCGCCAGAAGCTGCTGCGCCGCGTGCTGCGCAGGCACCCGGCCGTGGTGGACGCCATGATGGGGCGCCCCGACCTCTACAACGCCGCGAAGCGCACGATGCTGGAGCTCGAGGCCGCGGGACAGGCACAGATCTTCTTCCCGGACAACATGTTGGTGGAATCCACGGAGATGGCGGTGGACAAGCTCAACGCCAATTACGCCACGGGCGCGCGCCAGGTGGCGCGCGAGTGGCCGGCGTGGCAGGACTTCCTGCGATGA
- a CDS encoding SDR family oxidoreductase has product MTLTDPRKKYPVISPPEQTQDNPGLDADMVPTADHGEDSYSGSGKLEGRKALITGGDSGIGAAVAIAYAREGADVAIAYLPSEEEDAKNIVRLIEDAGRTAVALPGNLESRQECFDTVDKAVSALGGIDILVNNAGRQIAHEDFLDITEEEYDKTIKTNIYAPFYLVQAAVPHMAPGSSIIFTSSIQAYEPSPHLVHYAATKAAMNNMSKGLSMALLGDKGIRVNAVAPGPIWTPLQPSHGQPVDKLVQFGQESEMGRAGQPAELAGAYVFLASEAASYVSGETLAVTGGAVTP; this is encoded by the coding sequence ATGACACTTACAGATCCGCGTAAAAAGTACCCAGTTATCTCCCCGCCCGAGCAGACCCAGGACAACCCCGGCCTCGACGCCGACATGGTGCCTACCGCTGACCACGGCGAGGATTCCTACTCAGGCTCCGGCAAGCTCGAGGGGCGTAAGGCCCTGATCACCGGCGGCGACTCCGGTATCGGCGCCGCCGTGGCCATCGCCTACGCCCGCGAGGGCGCCGACGTCGCCATCGCGTACCTGCCGTCCGAGGAGGAGGACGCCAAGAACATTGTCCGGCTCATCGAGGACGCCGGCCGCACGGCCGTTGCCCTCCCCGGCAACCTGGAGAGCCGCCAGGAGTGCTTCGACACCGTCGACAAGGCCGTGAGCGCGCTGGGCGGCATCGACATCCTGGTCAACAACGCCGGCCGGCAAATCGCCCACGAGGACTTCCTCGACATCACCGAGGAGGAGTACGACAAGACAATCAAGACCAACATTTACGCCCCCTTCTACCTCGTCCAAGCGGCCGTGCCCCACATGGCGCCGGGCAGCTCGATTATCTTCACCTCCTCGATCCAGGCCTACGAGCCGTCCCCGCACCTCGTGCACTACGCGGCGACCAAGGCCGCGATGAACAACATGTCCAAGGGTCTGTCCATGGCCCTGCTGGGGGATAAGGGCATCCGCGTCAATGCGGTGGCACCCGGCCCGATCTGGACCCCGCTGCAGCCGTCGCACGGCCAGCCGGTGGACAAGCTGGTCCAGTTCGGCCAGGAGTCCGAGATGGGCCGTGCCGGCCAGCCGGCCGAGCTCGCCGGGGCGTACGTCTTCCTCGCCTCCGAGGCCGCCTCCTATGTGTCGGGTGAAACGCTTGCCGTGACGGGCGGGGCGGTAACCCCGTAA
- a CDS encoding YihY/virulence factor BrkB family protein, producing the protein MGSHRAELVLPYGPGEAVILEPPHSHENPLTLRANRLNAHGWKLVGKRVLMDFGMDAMVDRAAALTYYAILSAAPTVLALYSIATLLLPRDRDDAAELFTEFVARYVPDELEADAVQFLLNVVGTPSQSTVALVVSVLISLLSASAYVRSFSRNANVIYGRAEGRTLPVIWLTMWLLTIVLVSGVAVLVFASLLREPLVVGVLRPFAEPFGLTGTVEYLTEKFFPVWQWLRLPVIAGVSVLLVSLLYYYAPNVRPGRYRLLTLGSFLAQLFIAGVWLLLGLYLSAFGVRSAYGAFGIVLAVLGVVWVMNVVLLLGLKIDAEILRAKELQVGLDSETTIQARPRSTEAVKFRLQLKRWAGRSAREIKGRNA; encoded by the coding sequence ATGGGCTCTCACCGCGCGGAGCTCGTGTTGCCCTACGGCCCGGGCGAGGCCGTCATCCTCGAACCCCCGCACAGCCACGAGAATCCCCTGACATTGCGAGCCAACCGCCTGAATGCCCATGGCTGGAAGCTGGTGGGCAAGCGGGTGCTTATGGACTTCGGCATGGACGCCATGGTGGACCGCGCCGCCGCGTTGACCTACTACGCCATTTTGTCGGCCGCCCCGACCGTGCTCGCGCTGTACTCCATCGCCACACTTCTCCTGCCGCGCGACAGGGACGATGCCGCCGAGTTGTTTACGGAGTTCGTGGCGCGCTACGTCCCGGACGAGCTCGAAGCCGATGCGGTTCAGTTTCTCCTGAACGTGGTGGGGACGCCGTCGCAAAGCACAGTGGCCCTCGTTGTGTCGGTCCTCATCTCGCTGCTGTCAGCATCCGCCTACGTGCGGTCGTTTTCCCGCAACGCGAACGTGATCTACGGCCGGGCGGAGGGGCGCACGCTGCCCGTTATCTGGCTGACCATGTGGCTGCTCACCATCGTGCTGGTCAGCGGCGTGGCCGTGCTCGTTTTCGCTTCCTTACTGCGCGAGCCCCTCGTTGTCGGCGTGCTCCGCCCCTTCGCGGAACCCTTCGGCCTGACCGGAACGGTGGAGTACCTCACGGAGAAGTTCTTCCCCGTGTGGCAGTGGCTGCGGCTGCCGGTCATCGCCGGTGTGTCGGTGCTGCTCGTGTCGTTGCTGTATTACTACGCGCCGAATGTGCGTCCCGGGCGCTACCGCCTGCTCACGCTCGGGTCCTTTCTCGCGCAGCTCTTCATCGCCGGTGTGTGGCTGCTGTTAGGGCTTTATTTGTCCGCCTTCGGGGTGCGCAGCGCCTACGGGGCGTTCGGGATCGTCCTGGCCGTTTTGGGTGTCGTCTGGGTGATGAACGTTGTTCTGCTGCTCGGGCTGAAGATCGACGCGGAGATTCTGCGCGCGAAAGAGCTGCAGGTCGGCCTCGATTCTGAGACGACGATCCAGGCCCGGCCTCGGTCGACGGAGGCCGTGAAGTTCCGGTTGCAACTCAAACGCTGGGCCGGCCGCTCCGCCCGGGAGATCAAGGGGCGCAACGCATAA
- a CDS encoding NADPH-dependent FMN reductase, with protein MTIGIILGSTRGGRAGEAVAHWVADAAQNREGFDYRLLDLKDFQLPLNESETVPMAANKNYDSAEITRWSEAIDACEAFVFVTPEYNHSVPAAFKNAVDSLGSEWAGKPVAFVGYGANGGVRAVEHWRQITANFQMPNVRSQVAISIMTEFPEGRFTPADFQAGSLSALFAELEALLTRLR; from the coding sequence ATGACCATCGGCATCATTCTCGGTTCCACCCGCGGCGGCCGCGCCGGCGAGGCAGTCGCCCACTGGGTGGCCGACGCAGCCCAGAACCGCGAGGGCTTCGACTACCGCCTTCTGGACCTGAAGGACTTCCAGCTGCCGCTGAACGAGTCCGAGACGGTGCCTATGGCGGCGAACAAGAACTACGACTCCGCGGAGATCACCCGCTGGTCCGAGGCCATCGACGCCTGCGAAGCCTTCGTCTTTGTCACGCCCGAGTACAACCACTCTGTCCCGGCCGCCTTCAAGAACGCCGTGGACTCGCTCGGCTCCGAGTGGGCGGGCAAGCCGGTCGCCTTCGTCGGCTACGGCGCGAACGGCGGTGTGCGAGCCGTCGAGCACTGGCGCCAGATCACCGCGAACTTCCAGATGCCCAACGTGCGCAGCCAGGTCGCGATCTCGATCATGACCGAGTTCCCCGAGGGCCGCTTCACCCCCGCGGACTTCCAGGCAGGGAGCCTGAGCGCCCTGTTCGCCGAGCTCGAGGCCCTGCTCACCCGCCTGCGCTAG
- the pth gene encoding aminoacyl-tRNA hydrolase has product MAARATRAHPSSLFRVTALIVGLGNPGPSYAATRHNAGVLVLSELLEREGARLSAHKKTNTEVAELSGGRVAARTRGYMNESGGPVRALAGYFKVAPADIYVVYDELDLPFGEVALRPGGGDHGHNGLKSISQSLGTREYNKLAVGIGRPPGRMSPADFVLKPFSKKESEELPIIAADAVDALMLAL; this is encoded by the coding sequence ATGGCGGCGAGGGCGACGAGGGCGCATCCGAGTAGTCTCTTTCGTGTGACTGCTCTCATCGTCGGGCTCGGCAACCCGGGCCCTTCCTACGCCGCCACGCGGCACAACGCGGGCGTGCTCGTCCTCTCGGAACTTCTGGAGAGGGAGGGCGCGCGCCTGAGCGCGCACAAGAAAACCAACACCGAGGTCGCCGAGCTGAGCGGCGGGCGCGTCGCCGCCCGCACCCGCGGGTACATGAACGAATCCGGCGGCCCCGTCAGGGCCCTCGCCGGGTATTTCAAGGTTGCCCCGGCCGACATTTACGTGGTCTACGACGAGCTGGACCTCCCGTTCGGCGAGGTCGCGCTGCGCCCCGGCGGCGGGGACCACGGCCACAACGGGCTGAAGTCCATCTCCCAGTCGCTGGGCACGCGCGAGTACAACAAGCTCGCCGTCGGCATCGGCCGGCCGCCAGGGCGCATGTCCCCGGCCGACTTCGTGCTCAAACCCTTCAGCAAGAAGGAATCCGAGGAGCTGCCGATCATCGCCGCCGACGCGGTCGACGCGCTTATGCTTGCCCTATGA
- a CDS encoding fumarylacetoacetate hydrolase family protein: MRLATVRTASGTSAARIDAPGTATLIPGHADVGTLLRHADWRAIAAQPGEGVAYSPADLAPVVPRPEKIICVGLNYAAHIAEMGHARPDVPTLFVKFADALIGAHDDAEVPSVNAETLDFEGELAVVIGSRARHASEAEAAGCIAGYSIINDYTQRHFQKRTQQWHQGKSLEKTSGFGPWIDTEWRPGPELKTWLNGELMQSAPTDDLVFSPAELISFISGFYPLNPGDVIATGTPAGVLHAREPRRYLKDGDVVRVEIAGLGAIENTTRVV, from the coding sequence ATGAGACTCGCTACAGTGCGCACCGCGTCCGGCACGTCCGCAGCGCGTATCGACGCCCCCGGGACGGCGACGCTGATCCCCGGCCACGCGGACGTCGGCACGCTCCTGCGTCACGCCGACTGGCGCGCGATCGCCGCGCAGCCGGGCGAGGGCGTGGCCTACTCCCCCGCCGACCTGGCGCCGGTGGTGCCGCGGCCGGAGAAAATCATCTGCGTGGGCCTGAACTACGCCGCGCACATCGCGGAGATGGGGCATGCGCGCCCGGATGTTCCCACCCTGTTCGTGAAATTCGCCGACGCACTCATCGGGGCACATGACGACGCCGAGGTGCCCTCCGTCAATGCAGAGACCCTCGACTTCGAAGGGGAGCTGGCGGTGGTGATCGGCTCCCGGGCGCGCCACGCGAGCGAGGCCGAGGCGGCGGGCTGCATCGCCGGGTACTCGATCATCAACGACTACACCCAGCGACACTTTCAGAAACGCACCCAGCAGTGGCACCAGGGCAAATCACTGGAAAAGACCTCCGGGTTCGGGCCGTGGATCGACACCGAGTGGAGACCGGGGCCGGAGCTGAAGACCTGGCTCAACGGCGAGCTCATGCAGTCCGCCCCCACCGACGACCTCGTCTTTAGCCCCGCCGAGCTCATCTCCTTTATCTCTGGGTTCTACCCGCTGAACCCCGGCGACGTCATCGCGACAGGCACCCCCGCCGGCGTGCTGCACGCGCGCGAGCCGAGGCGGTACCTGAAAGACGGGGACGTGGTTCGCGTCGAGATCGCGGGGCTGGGCGCGATCGAGAACACCACACGCGTGGTCTAG
- a CDS encoding glycosyltransferase family 4 protein encodes MRIALFTEVFLPKIDGIVTRVTRTLDQLAEMGHEVMVFAPGTGPTTYAGFEVVRIPAVPFWPIYPENLVGLPTPGVFRRLKQFAPDVVHAVNPMWTAGAATLVSDRLGYPILASFHTDVPEYTVRLGAGWLSGPAKWGIRLFHGRAQVNLVTSAPMLDKAAEYSIDNVEIWPKAVDTDGFDPAKRTREMRAMLTDGHPDAPLVTYVGRVSAEKSTARTLGIMEALRERVPDAHLAVIGAGPQLDELKKTMNREWITFTGYMSGAQLQQAYASGDALLFPSTTETLGFAALEAFASGVPVVGARAGGLPYVIADGVTGFLVDPELPDAAWAGPLGDLLVDAPLRARMSRAAREEALRWSWAASTNRLVELYGKAIAARQVDR; translated from the coding sequence ATGCGCATCGCCCTCTTCACGGAGGTCTTCCTGCCGAAGATCGACGGCATTGTCACGCGCGTGACGCGCACGCTCGACCAGTTGGCGGAGATGGGCCACGAGGTCATGGTGTTCGCGCCGGGCACGGGCCCGACGACGTACGCGGGCTTCGAGGTCGTGCGGATCCCCGCGGTGCCGTTTTGGCCCATCTACCCGGAAAACTTGGTCGGCCTGCCCACCCCGGGCGTATTCCGGCGCCTGAAGCAGTTCGCCCCGGACGTAGTGCACGCGGTCAATCCGATGTGGACGGCCGGGGCGGCCACGCTCGTCTCCGACCGCCTAGGCTACCCCATCCTCGCCTCCTTCCACACCGACGTGCCCGAGTACACGGTGCGCCTCGGGGCGGGGTGGCTGTCGGGCCCGGCGAAGTGGGGCATCCGCCTGTTCCACGGCAGGGCGCAGGTCAACCTGGTCACGTCCGCGCCGATGCTGGACAAGGCCGCGGAGTACAGCATCGACAACGTCGAGATCTGGCCCAAGGCCGTGGACACCGATGGTTTCGATCCGGCCAAGCGCACGCGCGAGATGCGCGCCATGCTTACCGACGGCCATCCCGACGCCCCCCTGGTCACCTACGTGGGCAGGGTGTCGGCGGAAAAATCCACGGCCCGCACGCTCGGAATCATGGAGGCGCTGCGCGAGCGTGTGCCCGACGCGCACCTGGCGGTCATCGGCGCGGGCCCGCAGCTCGACGAGCTAAAAAAGACCATGAACCGCGAGTGGATCACGTTCACCGGCTACATGTCGGGGGCGCAACTGCAGCAGGCCTACGCCTCGGGCGACGCGCTGCTGTTTCCCTCCACCACCGAGACGCTGGGCTTCGCCGCGCTGGAGGCGTTCGCCTCCGGGGTGCCGGTGGTCGGCGCGCGGGCGGGCGGGTTGCCCTACGTCATCGCCGACGGCGTGACCGGGTTTCTCGTCGACCCAGAGCTGCCCGACGCCGCGTGGGCCGGGCCGCTGGGCGATCTGCTTGTCGACGCCCCATTGCGCGCCCGGATGTCCCGCGCGGCGCGCGAGGAGGCGCTGCGCTGGTCGTGGGCCGCGTCCACGAACCGCCTGGTGGAGCTGTACGGGAAGGCCATCGCGGCCCGCCAAGTTGATCGTTGA
- a CDS encoding peptide chain release factor 3, with translation MSTLSEAARRRTFAVIAHPDAGKSTLTEALALHAHVISEAGAVHGKGNRKATVSDWMEMEKDRGISIASSALQFEYLPEGAETIEPYVINLVDTPGHADFSEDTYRVLSAVDAAVMLIDAAKGLEPQTLKLFRVCKARGLPIVTVINKWDRVGREPLELIDEIVTEIDLQPTPLYWPVGEAGDFRGLAHIGDDGEPDNYIHFIRTAGGSTIAPEEHYGPEAALAKEGGAWETAVEETELLAADGAVHNQELFEQCVTSPVIFASAMLNFGVHQILDTLCAIAPSPAPRESLDEPRALDADFSGVVFKVQAGMDKNHRDTLAFMRVVSGEFDRGMQVTHAQSGRTFSTKYALTVFGRTRDTVETAYPGDIIGLVNAGSLAPGDTIYAGRNVQFKPMPQFAPEHFRTLRAKSLGKYKQFRKALEQLDAEGVVQILRNDLRGDAAPVMAAVGPMQFEVMQARMENEYNVETVTEPVPYSVARRTDADSAVELGRQRGVEVFTRSDGELIALFGDKWKLAFIEKEHPELTIEALIAD, from the coding sequence ATGAGCACCCTTTCCGAGGCCGCACGCCGCCGCACCTTCGCCGTCATCGCGCACCCCGACGCCGGCAAGTCCACCCTCACCGAGGCGCTCGCGTTGCACGCGCACGTCATCTCGGAGGCGGGTGCGGTCCACGGCAAGGGCAACCGCAAGGCGACCGTCTCCGACTGGATGGAGATGGAAAAAGACCGCGGAATCTCGATCGCCTCGTCGGCGCTCCAGTTCGAGTACCTGCCGGAGGGTGCAGAGACGATCGAGCCCTACGTGATCAACCTCGTCGACACGCCCGGCCACGCCGACTTCTCGGAGGACACCTACCGCGTGCTCTCCGCCGTCGACGCCGCCGTCATGCTCATCGACGCCGCAAAGGGCCTCGAGCCGCAGACCCTCAAGCTCTTCCGCGTGTGCAAAGCCCGCGGTCTGCCGATCGTCACCGTGATCAACAAGTGGGACCGCGTCGGCCGCGAGCCGCTCGAGCTTATCGACGAGATCGTGACCGAAATTGACCTGCAGCCCACCCCTCTGTACTGGCCGGTGGGTGAGGCGGGCGACTTCCGCGGCTTGGCGCACATCGGCGACGACGGAGAACCGGACAACTACATCCACTTCATCCGCACCGCCGGCGGCTCCACCATCGCCCCCGAAGAGCACTACGGCCCGGAGGCGGCCCTGGCCAAGGAAGGCGGCGCCTGGGAAACAGCCGTCGAAGAAACCGAACTGCTCGCCGCCGACGGCGCTGTGCACAACCAGGAACTCTTCGAGCAGTGCGTCACCTCCCCGGTGATCTTCGCCTCCGCCATGCTCAACTTCGGCGTGCACCAGATCCTGGACACCCTGTGCGCCATCGCCCCCTCCCCCGCCCCGCGCGAATCGCTCGACGAACCCCGAGCGCTTGACGCCGACTTTTCCGGCGTGGTGTTCAAGGTGCAGGCGGGCATGGACAAGAACCACCGCGACACCCTGGCGTTCATGCGCGTGGTCTCCGGCGAGTTCGACCGCGGCATGCAGGTCACCCACGCCCAGTCGGGCCGCACCTTCTCCACCAAGTACGCGCTCACCGTGTTCGGGCGCACCCGCGACACCGTGGAAACCGCCTACCCGGGCGACATCATCGGGCTGGTCAACGCCGGGTCCCTGGCCCCCGGCGACACGATCTACGCCGGCCGCAACGTGCAGTTCAAGCCCATGCCGCAGTTCGCGCCCGAGCATTTCCGCACGCTGCGCGCGAAGTCCCTGGGCAAGTACAAGCAGTTCCGCAAGGCGCTCGAGCAACTCGACGCCGAAGGCGTGGTGCAGATCCTGCGCAACGATCTGAGAGGGGACGCCGCGCCCGTCATGGCCGCCGTCGGCCCCATGCAGTTCGAGGTCATGCAGGCGCGCATGGAAAACGAGTACAACGTCGAAACCGTTACCGAACCCGTCCCCTACTCCGTGGCCCGGCGCACCGACGCTGACTCCGCCGTGGAGCTGGGCCGCCAGCGCGGCGTGGAGGTGTTCACACGCTCCGACGGTGAGCTCATCGCACTATTCGGCGACAAGTGGAAGCTCGCCTTCATTGAGAAAGAGCATCCGGAGCTGACCATCGAGGCGCTCATCGCCGACTGA
- a CDS encoding NAD-dependent epimerase/dehydratase family protein, translated as MKIAILGGDGFCGWPASLHLSDLGHDVVIVDNLSRRRIDEELGAESLTPIASIEERLAAWKEVSGKEIGFRNVDVAWDYEALSAFINEFQPDAVVHFAEQRAAPYSMKNQRTKRYTVDNNVNATHNLLVAIVESGLDIHVVHLGTMGVYGYGTAGMKIPEGYLDITVDTDEGTTVEQQILYPTNPGSVYHLTKVLDQNLFAYYAKNDELRITDLHQGIIWGTHTPQTERDERLINRFDYDGDYGTVLNRFLMQAAIGYPLTVHGTGGQTRAFIHIRDMAKCIEIALNNPPARGERVMILNQMTETHRVRELAELVSKISGTEFALVPNPRKEAAENELYVSNDTFLDLGLKPTKLAEGLLQEVEDVAKRYADRVDRSKIPARSLWTQNQSEGVPSGEK; from the coding sequence GTGAAGATTGCGATTCTGGGCGGAGACGGGTTCTGTGGCTGGCCCGCGTCCCTCCACCTCTCCGACCTCGGCCACGACGTCGTCATCGTGGACAACCTGTCGCGCCGCCGCATCGATGAGGAGCTCGGGGCGGAGTCGCTGACGCCGATCGCGTCGATCGAGGAGCGCCTCGCCGCGTGGAAAGAGGTCTCCGGCAAGGAGATCGGCTTCCGCAACGTCGACGTCGCCTGGGACTACGAGGCTCTCTCCGCGTTTATCAACGAGTTCCAGCCCGACGCCGTCGTCCACTTCGCGGAGCAGCGCGCCGCGCCGTACTCGATGAAGAACCAGCGCACGAAGCGCTACACCGTCGACAACAACGTCAACGCCACCCACAACCTGCTGGTCGCCATCGTGGAATCCGGCCTGGACATCCACGTCGTGCACCTGGGCACCATGGGCGTGTACGGCTACGGCACCGCCGGAATGAAAATCCCGGAGGGCTACCTCGACATCACGGTGGACACGGACGAGGGAACGACCGTCGAGCAGCAGATCCTCTACCCCACCAACCCGGGCTCGGTCTACCACCTGACCAAGGTGCTCGACCAGAATCTTTTCGCCTACTACGCCAAGAACGACGAGCTGCGCATCACCGACCTGCACCAGGGCATCATCTGGGGCACCCACACCCCTCAGACCGAGCGCGACGAGCGGTTGATCAACCGCTTCGATTACGACGGCGACTACGGCACCGTGCTCAACCGCTTCCTCATGCAGGCCGCGATCGGCTACCCGCTGACGGTGCACGGAACCGGCGGGCAGACGCGCGCGTTCATCCACATCCGCGACATGGCGAAGTGCATTGAGATCGCCCTGAACAACCCGCCGGCGCGCGGCGAGCGGGTGATGATTCTCAACCAGATGACCGAGACCCACCGCGTGCGCGAGCTCGCCGAGCTCGTCTCGAAGATCTCGGGCACCGAATTTGCGCTTGTGCCCAACCCCCGCAAGGAGGCCGCCGAGAACGAGCTGTACGTGAGCAACGATACGTTCCTCGACCTGGGGCTCAAGCCGACGAAACTCGCGGAGGGCCTCCTGCAGGAGGTTGAAGACGTGGCCAAGCGCTACGCCGACCGCGTCGACCGCTCGAAGATCCCCGCGCGCTCCCTGTGGACGCAGAACCAGTCCGAGGGCGTTCCCTCCGGCGAGAAGTAG